A DNA window from Pontimonas salivibrio contains the following coding sequences:
- the argB gene encoding acetylglutamate kinase: protein MINPEPRFHDAHVKAQTLIESLPWLLRFGGHTVVVKLGGNAMVSEDLLDAFAADMVYLRTVGVMPVIVHGGGPQISEALKARGIESEFRGGYRVTSTEAIPIVRDVLREEISADVVARIERYGVTARALNGFDEGLFHATRRGAMIDGHEVDLGHVGEVTEVNPAVVRTLLEEGAIPVISSLAPELGSSGNGAEGATVLSTELNTGLNVNADQAASALAVALGASKLILLTDVPGLYAHWPDTSEVISTITVSSLEAMLPELKSGMIPKMTACLEAVRGGVEKAAIIDGRLGHSVLLEIFTPTGIGTEVVA from the coding sequence ATGATTAATCCTGAGCCGCGTTTCCACGACGCCCACGTTAAAGCCCAAACCCTCATTGAGAGTTTGCCGTGGCTGTTGCGCTTTGGCGGTCACACCGTGGTGGTGAAGCTTGGTGGCAATGCGATGGTGAGCGAAGACCTGTTAGATGCGTTTGCTGCCGACATGGTCTACCTGCGCACGGTGGGGGTGATGCCCGTCATTGTTCACGGTGGTGGTCCCCAAATTTCCGAGGCTCTGAAAGCTCGCGGTATTGAGAGTGAATTTCGTGGCGGCTACCGGGTGACCAGCACAGAGGCGATTCCCATCGTTCGAGATGTGTTGCGGGAAGAAATTTCCGCCGACGTGGTGGCGCGTATTGAACGCTACGGGGTGACAGCCAGGGCGCTCAACGGTTTCGATGAGGGGCTTTTTCACGCCACCAGGCGCGGCGCCATGATCGACGGCCACGAAGTGGATTTGGGTCACGTGGGAGAGGTCACTGAAGTAAACCCCGCAGTGGTGCGCACCCTGTTAGAGGAAGGCGCGATTCCGGTGATTTCGTCACTCGCTCCCGAACTGGGCAGTTCCGGTAATGGCGCGGAGGGCGCCACTGTGCTGAGCACTGAGTTGAACACTGGGCTGAATGTGAACGCCGACCAGGCCGCCTCCGCGCTTGCCGTGGCGCTCGGGGCTTCGAAACTGATTCTGCTGACTGACGTGCCAGGGCTGTATGCCCACTGGCCAGACACCTCCGAAGTGATTTCCACCATCACGGTGTCTTCCTTGGAGGCGATGTTGCCCGAATTAAAATCGGGCATGATTCCCAAGATGACCGCCTGTCTCGAAGCAGTCCGGGGTGGTGTGGAAAAAGCGGCCATCATCGATGGCAGGCTAGGCCACTCAGTCTTACTCGAAATATTCACCCCCACAGGCATTGGAACCGAGGTAGTGGCATGA